In one window of Methanoregula sp. DNA:
- a CDS encoding nucleotidyltransferase domain-containing protein — protein MHRIIEQNLEEIIRICTHRRVRRLAVFGSATDDRFDPDRSDLDLLVEFEKMQPAEHADQYFGLAEDLEHLLNRPVDLVEPGGVRNPYFRKSLEDTQVEIYAAA, from the coding sequence ATGCACCGCATCATCGAGCAGAATTTAGAAGAGATAATCAGGATATGTACTCACCGCAGGGTCCGCCGTCTCGCAGTATTCGGCTCAGCGACAGATGACCGGTTTGATCCTGACAGGAGTGATCTTGATCTGCTCGTTGAATTTGAAAAGATGCAACCCGCGGAGCATGCAGACCAGTACTTCGGGCTCGCAGAGGATCTCGAACACCTGCTCAATCGCCCGGTTGATCTTGTCGAGCCGGGTGGAGTCCGCAATCCATATTTCCGCAAATCCCTTGAAGATACGCAGGTCGAAATTTATGCAGCCGCATGA
- a CDS encoding DUF86 domain-containing protein translates to MPRSQLLYLNDISEAAGNIQSYVGDLTFEKFKNDRMRIDAVVRNFEVIGEAVKNLSDDLKAQFPATDWRAVAGFRDTLIHGYFGIDLEILWDIIVHKIPVLQKEIAAIIAHEKAKNK, encoded by the coding sequence ATGCCTAGGTCCCAGCTGCTCTACCTGAACGATATTTCAGAGGCAGCAGGAAATATCCAGTCGTATGTAGGTGACCTGACATTTGAGAAGTTCAAAAACGATCGGATGCGAATTGATGCGGTTGTACGCAATTTTGAGGTTATCGGGGAAGCGGTCAAGAACCTGAGCGATGACCTGAAGGCACAGTTCCCGGCAACTGACTGGAGAGCGGTTGCCGGGTTCCGTGACACCCTGATTCATGGATATTTTGGCATTGACCTGGAGATTCTCTGGGATATCATCGTGCATAAGATCCCGGTCTTACAAAAAGAAATTGCCGCGATTATCGCACACGAGAAAGCGAAGAACAAATAA
- a CDS encoding PKD domain-containing protein yields the protein MIISIDKSRRLFEAIIPKLFNRKLFFILILILAIVGTSPVSAAAIDGVIGFRWNTSDPSPRLYQIDSDGAVIPNATGDWFNTHPPWSGMKTVVVNATNSTPVLYGTNNRGDGLDLTGTYGDVMVEIPLFYTCSTYANGNFSYWISPTAQEALHYTAAPMFNQRGTGTEAGTAAAYYYVGRYDANLVGSKLQSATDKSPKVDMTIASARTYAENKGAGWGITNVWTLSALRQLFYTEMVTLDSQTAWTGSRGIVDTGGSTPKNSGADGIDAAIYTINATGNGTGLYGNTPVSYRGIENLWGNVWQFQDGFAATTTGSNVINATGLGLTGQATTFAIPLGVNDNQSVGALPPEGWQINLTNTDVARPLFLPSQTSTTGYTNSYLSDYYYAPRSETAASPNILQSGGYCNDAGNAGIGALAPSDIASYTYAVVGARLEFRRSLAPVVSFSSRNTSVATNTTSQGWAGVAPFSMVFNDTSTGTPISWVWNATNVTGNNVPFYINTTTVTLANISYEFKTAGNFTIKLNATNTLGSSISTQVTWVNVSAAPVTPVASFSSTNTSVATNTTSQGWSGVAPFSMVFNDTSTGPPTSWVWNATNVTGNNVPFYINTTTVTLANISYEFKTAGNYTIKLNATNTLGSSISTQVTWVNVSAAPVTPVASFSSTNTSVATNTTSQGWAGVAPFSMVFNDTSTGPPTSWVWNATNVTGNNVPFYINTTTVTLANISYEFKTAGNYTIKLNATNTLGSSISTQVTWVNVSAAPVTPVASFSSTNTSVATNTTSQGWAGVAPFSMVFNDTSTGPPTSWVWNATNVTGNNVPFYINTTTVTLANISYEFKTAGNYTIKLNATNTLGSSISTQVTWVNVSAATGTPPVASFSSTNTSVATNTSSQGWAGVAPFSMVFNDTSTNTPTAWKWGRNNLTVAAWEQFSTTNNATQAFVAGNWSVNLTATNSGGSGISGITWVNVSAAPAAPVANFAGTPLSGTAPLAVTFTDTSTGTPTSWNWVFGDGNTSSSTNPVFTYVTSGYFTVKLTAANAFGSNAKTMSQYISVAAVSRQNSTANANITQTTNGGQTNVNVSTCDPGMTVTNTTTQVLVINPALGWQKYTFDGANITKNTCYVNISVSNVTMDSTPFTASLPGLGTVSTSLIIGQNQTTSGTLQQEIIPGANTTVTNAFQLAATNNGLTLGNIAYTLQIGGAAPFNRNLTASGVIINMSASHTWVLANGGTGAIRIFRYSDTGVVQMLPTTFVVTDAGSIDYFIATSVNGFSEFGLGGTSTTPGPGPSGGGGGGGDSDGPVSMVTPQQVPITTKVNVGGDSAVTQVTITGTGISGAIVTGTVVSGPGQNTTPPTGNVYQYMDITPARYTTISEAIISFKVPVTWLTEHQLTPQNVIMYHLVEQTWVALPTTLVKVENGVAYYTAASPGFSRFAITGQAGVTSGTPLATLTPAGQTYGELSPATATKTPTPVAVVVRSVTTQTTAIPAVSQPAPALPLLTLAIIGGVVVVLVAGGFLIRRWWIRRQNPTLFRDYD from the coding sequence GTGATTATTTCGATTGATAAATCGAGACGATTATTCGAAGCGATTATTCCAAAACTGTTTAACAGGAAACTTTTTTTCATTCTGATTCTTATTCTGGCAATTGTCGGAACATCGCCCGTAAGCGCAGCAGCAATCGACGGTGTTATCGGGTTCCGGTGGAACACATCAGATCCTTCCCCCCGGTTGTATCAGATAGATTCAGACGGGGCGGTAATTCCTAATGCGACCGGGGACTGGTTCAACACTCACCCGCCGTGGAGTGGCATGAAAACGGTTGTGGTAAATGCAACCAACTCTACGCCGGTTCTCTACGGCACAAACAATCGTGGTGACGGTTTGGATTTAACCGGCACATACGGGGATGTGATGGTGGAGATCCCGCTATTTTATACGTGCAGTACCTATGCCAATGGGAATTTCTCTTACTGGATTTCACCCACTGCACAAGAAGCACTCCATTATACCGCAGCACCGATGTTCAACCAACGGGGTACCGGAACCGAAGCGGGAACAGCAGCAGCATACTATTACGTAGGCAGATACGATGCGAATCTGGTTGGCAGTAAATTACAAAGTGCAACCGACAAATCGCCGAAAGTGGATATGACTATCGCTTCCGCACGAACCTACGCTGAAAACAAAGGTGCCGGGTGGGGTATAACCAACGTCTGGACGTTATCAGCGTTACGACAACTGTTCTATACCGAAATGGTTACCTTAGACAGTCAGACAGCATGGACGGGTTCGAGGGGAATTGTTGATACTGGTGGCTCCACCCCTAAAAACAGTGGAGCGGATGGCATCGATGCAGCAATCTACACAATTAATGCCACGGGTAACGGGACGGGTCTCTATGGTAACACCCCTGTATCCTACAGAGGTATTGAAAACCTGTGGGGGAATGTCTGGCAGTTCCAGGACGGGTTTGCCGCAACAACAACCGGTTCTAATGTAATTAATGCAACGGGATTGGGACTAACCGGTCAGGCAACAACATTTGCCATTCCCTTGGGGGTAAACGACAACCAATCTGTCGGAGCACTTCCCCCAGAAGGCTGGCAAATAAATTTAACTAATACGGATGTTGCCCGACCGTTATTCCTACCGTCACAAACTAGTACTACAGGATATACAAACTCCTATTTATCGGATTATTATTATGCGCCGAGATCAGAAACTGCTGCCTCTCCAAATATTCTGCAGTCGGGCGGCTATTGTAATGATGCCGGGAACGCGGGGATCGGGGCTCTGGCTCCATCTGATATTGCGTCGTATACGTATGCGGTGGTCGGCGCACGCCTTGAGTTCAGAAGGAGTCTGGCGCCCGTGGTGAGTTTCAGTTCCAGGAACACATCAGTAGCAACCAACACTACCTCGCAGGGCTGGGCGGGTGTTGCACCGTTTAGCATGGTGTTCAACGACACATCGACCGGTACTCCGATAAGCTGGGTCTGGAACGCAACGAATGTAACCGGCAATAATGTACCGTTTTACATCAATACCACCACCGTGACGCTGGCAAACATATCGTACGAATTCAAAACGGCAGGCAACTTCACGATCAAACTGAACGCAACGAACACGTTAGGGTCGAGCATTTCGACGCAGGTCACGTGGGTGAATGTGAGTGCCGCTCCGGTAACCCCGGTCGCCAGCTTCAGTTCCACGAACACATCAGTAGCAACCAACACTACCTCGCAGGGCTGGTCCGGAGTTGCACCGTTTAGCATGGTGTTCAACGACACATCAACCGGTCCACCGACAAGCTGGGTCTGGAACGCAACGAATGTAACCGGCAATAATGTACCGTTTTACATCAATACCACCACCGTGACGCTGGCAAACATATCGTACGAATTCAAAACGGCGGGCAACTACACGATCAAACTGAACGCAACGAACACGTTAGGGTCGAGCATTTCAACGCAGGTCACGTGGGTGAATGTGAGTGCCGCTCCGGTAACCCCGGTCGCCAGTTTCAGTTCCACGAACACATCAGTAGCAACCAACACTACCTCGCAGGGCTGGGCGGGTGTTGCACCGTTTAGCATGGTGTTCAATGACACATCGACCGGTCCACCGACAAGCTGGGTCTGGAACGCAACGAATGTAACCGGCAATAATGTACCGTTTTACATCAATACCACCACCGTGACGCTGGCAAACATATCGTACGAATTCAAAACGGCAGGCAACTACACGATCAAACTGAACGCAACGAACACGTTAGGGTCGAGCATTTCAACGCAGGTCACGTGGGTGAATGTGAGTGCCGCTCCGGTAACCCCGGTCGCCAGTTTCAGTTCCACGAACACATCAGTAGCAACCAACACTACCTCGCAGGGCTGGGCGGGTGTTGCACCGTTTAGCATGGTGTTCAATGACACATCGACCGGTCCACCGACAAGCTGGGTCTGGAACGCAACGAATGTAACCGGCAATAATGTACCGTTTTACATCAATACCACCACCGTGACGCTGGCAAACATATCGTACGAATTCAAAACGGCAGGCAACTACACGATCAAACTGAACGCAACGAACACGTTAGGGTCGAGCATTTCAACGCAGGTCACGTGGGTGAATGTATCGGCAGCTACGGGAACTCCTCCCGTCGCCAGTTTCAGTTCCACGAACACATCAGTAGCAACCAACACTTCCTCGCAGGGCTGGGCGGGTGTTGCACCGTTTAGCATGGTGTTCAACGACACATCAACGAACACTCCGACAGCGTGGAAATGGGGTAGAAACAATCTCACTGTTGCCGCATGGGAACAGTTCAGCACAACCAATAACGCCACACAGGCATTTGTTGCAGGGAACTGGTCGGTCAATTTAACCGCAACAAACAGCGGAGGCTCCGGTATATCCGGAATTACGTGGGTGAATGTGAGTGCCGCGCCGGCAGCCCCGGTCGCCAACTTCGCCGGGACTCCCCTATCAGGCACGGCTCCACTTGCCGTGACCTTCACAGACACCTCAACCGGAACTCCGACAAGCTGGAACTGGGTTTTCGGTGACGGAAACACCAGCTCATCAACGAATCCGGTATTCACGTATGTAACCTCCGGCTACTTCACGGTAAAGCTGACTGCAGCCAATGCCTTCGGATCGAATGCCAAAACGATGTCTCAGTATATATCAGTCGCTGCGGTTTCCCGACAGAATAGCACAGCAAATGCAAATATCACCCAAACGACAAACGGTGGACAGACTAATGTTAATGTTTCCACTTGTGATCCGGGAATGACCGTAACAAATACCACCACTCAGGTTCTTGTGATCAATCCTGCACTCGGGTGGCAGAAATATACCTTTGACGGCGCGAATATTACGAAAAATACCTGCTATGTAAACATATCAGTTTCCAATGTCACGATGGACAGCACCCCATTTACAGCATCATTACCGGGTCTTGGAACGGTGAGCACATCACTTATCATTGGACAGAACCAGACAACAAGCGGCACACTTCAGCAGGAGATTATACCCGGAGCTAATACAACAGTAACGAATGCGTTCCAGCTTGCTGCAACAAACAACGGTCTGACATTGGGAAATATCGCATACACATTGCAAATTGGCGGTGCTGCACCGTTCAATAGAAATCTCACTGCAAGCGGCGTGATCATAAACATGAGCGCCAGTCACACATGGGTTCTTGCAAATGGAGGTACTGGTGCGATAAGGATCTTCAGGTACTCTGATACCGGGGTAGTGCAGATGCTGCCTACTACGTTCGTTGTCACCGATGCGGGAAGTATTGATTATTTCATAGCAACTTCAGTGAACGGATTTTCAGAATTTGGGCTCGGTGGAACAAGTACTACACCCGGTCCCGGTCCTTCCGGAGGTGGCGGTGGGGGCGGAGATAGCGATGGCCCCGTCAGCATGGTAACCCCGCAGCAGGTACCCATAACCACTAAAGTAAATGTTGGCGGTGATTCTGCCGTCACGCAGGTTACAATTACCGGCACAGGAATCTCCGGAGCTATCGTAACCGGTACCGTAGTCTCCGGGCCGGGACAGAACACTACACCACCGACCGGTAACGTGTACCAGTATATGGATATCACACCTGCACGGTACACCACCATCAGCGAAGCGATCATCTCATTCAAGGTGCCGGTCACGTGGCTGACTGAACACCAACTTACCCCGCAGAATGTCATCATGTACCATCTGGTGGAACAAACATGGGTTGCACTCCCCACAACGCTGGTCAAAGTTGAAAACGGAGTCGCGTATTACACGGCAGCAAGCCCCGGATTCTCGCGGTTTGCGATCACCGGACAGGCCGGTGTCACATCCGGTACACCGTTGGCAACACTTACGCCAGCAGGGCAGACCTATGGTGAACTGTCACCAGCAACAGCTACCAAAACCCCCACACCCGTTGCGGTTGTCGTCAGATCCGTAACAACGCAGACCACAGCCATACCGGCGGTCTCTCAACCGGCACCCGCTCTCCCGCTTCTGACCCTCGCGATTATTGGGGGGGTCGTTGTGGTGCTTGTCGCTGGAGGTTTTCTGATCCGGCGCTGGTGGATCCGGAGACAGAACCCGACGCTGTTCCGGGATTACGATTAA
- a CDS encoding carboxylesterase/lipase family protein — protein MTRIPGKTVLVDDVTHRLPLCLIMIVLLLTGFILFMGCTSTVTDSSIVRTESGPVSGTSSDGIRAYLGIPYAAPPTGDLRWRPPVPAQPWQGTRPATAYGPACPQVVQSDRSAEGQPGNMSEDCLYLNVWTPALSPDEKRPVMVFIHGGSFLQGAGSIPLYNGTSLAKKGVVLVNLNYRLGPLGFLAHPALANESLKNSSGNYGLQDQAAALQWVKKNIAGFGGDPDRITIFGESAGATSVLVHLAANDTRGLYRQAIVESGPLWTNGSALNIISSKAEAEQYGIEYAKSLGYEGPDAIRNMRSLDAWTLVNATPDPASAFWKVHTLRFKPTVDGLLIREDPEKIFFEKRQNPVPLIIGTNTNEDSTLAANTGMNVTQYNTYIRSRFGEYAPEVLKKYPATTTEEVQQQMGRIMTDVDFSAAAKFVAGSQSQLNPNTYLYRFSYVMLPDSSLGAFHGEELFFVFRPSSIVPDPAGARVSDMMMDTWVRFAKNGDPAGGNVTWPQYTREKGQYLDIGINPVVNMGY, from the coding sequence GTGACCCGGATTCCGGGAAAGACGGTGCTTGTTGACGATGTGACACATCGACTCCCCCTTTGTCTTATAATGATTGTACTTCTACTTACCGGGTTCATCCTTTTCATGGGATGTACCAGTACGGTTACGGATTCCAGCATTGTCAGGACAGAATCCGGCCCGGTCTCCGGAACCTCCTCTGACGGCATCAGGGCTTACCTCGGCATACCCTACGCAGCGCCCCCGACCGGTGACCTGCGGTGGAGACCACCGGTCCCGGCCCAGCCATGGCAGGGTACCCGCCCGGCAACCGCATATGGGCCGGCATGCCCGCAGGTTGTCCAGTCAGATAGATCTGCAGAAGGCCAGCCGGGGAATATGAGCGAGGACTGCCTGTACCTGAACGTCTGGACCCCGGCCTTGAGCCCGGATGAAAAACGTCCGGTCATGGTGTTCATCCACGGCGGCTCGTTCCTTCAGGGAGCGGGCTCCATACCTCTCTATAACGGGACCAGCCTTGCAAAAAAAGGCGTTGTTCTCGTCAACCTGAATTACCGCCTGGGACCGCTCGGATTTCTGGCCCATCCTGCTCTCGCGAACGAGTCCTTGAAGAACTCTTCGGGCAACTATGGATTGCAGGATCAGGCCGCTGCCCTCCAGTGGGTAAAGAAAAATATCGCGGGATTCGGCGGGGATCCGGATCGCATCACGATCTTCGGGGAATCTGCCGGTGCTACAAGTGTTCTTGTCCATCTCGCGGCCAATGACACGAGGGGGCTGTACCGGCAGGCGATTGTCGAGAGCGGGCCCCTGTGGACAAACGGGTCTGCGTTAAATATCATCAGCTCGAAGGCAGAAGCCGAACAGTATGGCATAGAATATGCAAAAAGCCTCGGGTATGAAGGCCCGGACGCTATCAGGAATATGCGGAGTCTGGATGCATGGACCCTTGTCAATGCAACACCCGATCCGGCATCGGCATTCTGGAAGGTCCACACGCTCCGGTTCAAACCTACTGTTGACGGCCTCCTGATTCGTGAGGATCCGGAGAAGATCTTCTTTGAGAAACGGCAGAACCCGGTCCCCCTTATTATCGGGACCAACACTAATGAAGATTCTACGCTCGCCGCAAATACCGGGATGAACGTTACCCAATACAACACCTATATCCGGTCTCGCTTCGGCGAGTATGCCCCGGAAGTCCTAAAAAAATACCCGGCTACAACTACAGAAGAGGTCCAGCAGCAGATGGGGCGGATCATGACGGATGTTGATTTCAGCGCTGCGGCAAAGTTTGTTGCCGGGTCGCAATCGCAGCTGAACCCGAACACGTACCTGTACCGGTTCTCGTATGTGATGCTGCCGGACAGTTCGCTTGGTGCATTCCATGGCGAGGAACTCTTCTTCGTCTTCCGGCCTTCTTCGATTGTCCCGGATCCCGCTGGCGCCCGGGTCTCCGATATGATGATGGATACCTGGGTACGGTTTGCAAAGAACGGCGATCCGGCCGGTGGCAATGTCACGTGGCCGCAGTACACCCGGGAAAAAGGTCAATACCTTGACATCGGGATAAACCCGGTCGTGAATATGGGGTACTGA
- a CDS encoding type II toxin-antitoxin system RelE/ParE family toxin, with the protein MEPYSLSFKKSAEKDLRKIPKEIVLHIFDHIENLVNEPVPHDAYKLAGAENLYRIRVGDYRVIYQVLHVDREVTVIYIRHRSVAYRGL; encoded by the coding sequence ATGGAACCGTATTCACTCTCTTTTAAAAAGAGCGCAGAAAAAGATCTCCGGAAAATCCCCAAAGAAATCGTCCTGCATATTTTTGATCATATTGAGAATCTGGTGAACGAACCGGTTCCCCACGATGCTTACAAACTTGCCGGTGCAGAAAATCTTTACCGGATTCGCGTTGGCGATTATCGTGTGATCTATCAGGTACTTCACGTGGATCGCGAAGTTACGGTGATCTATATCCGGCACCGGAGTGTGGCATACCGGGGATTGTAG
- a CDS encoding type II toxin-antitoxin system VapC family toxin, with protein MTTYLIDTNILIYYLAGAIPDNEKPVIDQILQESFNISIITRIELLGWKDHTPEGLAQARHLLDCAQCLPLTDTLAEKTIDLRTRVNITLPDAVIAASALSLDATLVTRNERDFDQVPDLVIYNPFSKTS; from the coding sequence ATGACCACCTATCTGATCGATACCAATATCCTCATCTATTATCTCGCGGGTGCAATTCCTGACAACGAGAAACCGGTCATTGACCAGATTCTTCAGGAATCTTTTAACATTTCAATCATCACCCGTATCGAACTTCTCGGTTGGAAAGATCATACTCCTGAAGGACTTGCCCAGGCACGACATCTTCTTGATTGTGCCCAGTGCCTTCCTCTTACTGATACCCTTGCGGAGAAAACCATTGATCTCCGTACGAGGGTAAATATCACCCTTCCCGATGCAGTTATCGCTGCCTCTGCCTTGTCTCTGGATGCGACTCTCGTTACCCGGAACGAGCGGGATTTTGATCAGGTGCCGGATCTGGTAATCTACAATCCGTTTAGTAAAACATCCTGA
- a CDS encoding DUF1254 domain-containing protein produces MIGGAITQRRVFMGICAVLVTAALLAAACTSSVSPSDYNKGYAIGLEAYTYGLPLLVTNTTFATMTSIDVSNGAFGPVNQFNNVRTLNNPGSTVVVAPGASSLSSIAWLDLSREPQVLHVPEVPDHFFVLALIDPYTTNVANFGSASHTVPGDYVIAGPGQHAVPIPAGTHRVDVNYSRIWIIGSTQLKGSGDIPNVTRIQDGYTLTPLSKYGTDYRPINATNPNTTVQVATMPGGLAFYDMLGQQLVMFPPPAADQPALARFAEIGIGPGMHPSQNTHLSKDTIRGMEDAVAAGPGQIKNDTVSLFLESFDKHNGYLLGGFGQYGTNYKLRAVISQIGLGAFTPDQAIYALSWADHDKMPLDGSKNYVLHMATAPTGGESWTLTVYTLQGQMVPNPINRYQFSDTSAPNVNPDGSVDFYLQATQPTDPAKIANWLPTPPAGQGFEVMWRLLGPNPSAIPGILDGTGWQPPAITAVP; encoded by the coding sequence ATGATCGGCGGAGCGATTACGCAAAGACGAGTGTTCATGGGTATTTGTGCGGTACTGGTAACGGCTGCATTGCTGGCAGCGGCCTGCACGTCATCCGTTTCACCATCCGACTACAACAAAGGCTACGCAATCGGGCTCGAAGCCTACACCTACGGCCTGCCCCTGCTCGTGACCAACACCACGTTTGCAACCATGACCAGCATCGATGTCTCGAACGGTGCGTTCGGTCCGGTCAACCAGTTCAATAACGTACGCACCCTGAACAACCCGGGAAGCACGGTGGTCGTGGCGCCGGGAGCGAGTTCGCTCTCGTCGATCGCGTGGCTTGACCTGAGCAGGGAACCGCAGGTCCTCCACGTGCCGGAGGTACCGGACCACTTCTTTGTCCTCGCCCTGATCGACCCCTACACCACGAATGTCGCAAACTTCGGCAGCGCGAGCCATACCGTGCCGGGCGATTACGTCATCGCCGGCCCCGGCCAGCATGCGGTGCCGATCCCGGCAGGGACCCACCGGGTCGATGTCAACTACAGCCGGATCTGGATCATCGGGTCCACCCAGCTCAAAGGGAGCGGCGATATCCCGAATGTCACCCGTATCCAGGACGGTTACACCTTAACGCCCCTCAGTAAGTACGGCACGGACTACCGGCCCATAAACGCAACCAATCCCAATACCACCGTCCAGGTCGCCACGATGCCGGGCGGGCTCGCGTTCTACGACATGCTCGGGCAGCAGCTCGTGATGTTCCCCCCGCCGGCTGCTGACCAGCCCGCGCTGGCCCGGTTCGCGGAGATCGGGATCGGACCCGGGATGCATCCCTCGCAGAACACGCACCTGAGCAAAGACACCATCCGGGGCATGGAAGACGCCGTGGCCGCCGGTCCCGGGCAGATCAAAAACGACACCGTCTCCCTCTTCCTCGAAAGTTTTGACAAGCACAACGGCTACCTGCTGGGAGGCTTCGGACAGTACGGGACCAATTACAAGCTGCGTGCAGTCATCAGCCAGATCGGTCTTGGTGCCTTCACCCCCGACCAGGCAATCTATGCCCTCAGCTGGGCGGACCATGACAAGATGCCGCTCGACGGATCGAAAAACTATGTCCTGCACATGGCCACTGCTCCGACCGGGGGCGAGAGCTGGACGCTGACCGTCTACACCCTTCAGGGGCAGATGGTCCCAAACCCGATCAACCGGTACCAGTTCAGCGACACCTCGGCTCCGAATGTCAACCCGGACGGTTCGGTGGACTTCTATCTCCAGGCCACGCAGCCCACAGACCCGGCAAAGATCGCCAACTGGCTCCCGACTCCTCCCGCCGGGCAGGGATTCGAGGTCATGTGGCGGCTCCTGGGCCCGAACCCGTCCGCAATTCCCGGCATCCTCGACGGCACGGGCTGGCAGCCGCCGGCCATCACAGCGGTGCCGTGA
- a CDS encoding flavodoxin family protein: METNEKVPGDQLPKNALVVVFSYHHKNTEKIAHVIAKVLGAPVKSPQQVNPDEILEYDLVGFGSGIYSATFDASILDLADRLPQVNNKKAFLFSTYGAPAFAANREFVENNHSQIREILKSKGYTVIGEFGCAGWNTNSFLKYFGGLNKDKPDAEDLRNAEEFARDMKQKAQG, from the coding sequence ATGGAAACGAATGAAAAAGTGCCCGGGGATCAGTTGCCAAAGAATGCTCTCGTAGTTGTGTTTTCCTATCATCACAAAAATACCGAGAAGATCGCTCACGTCATCGCAAAAGTGCTTGGTGCACCGGTAAAATCACCACAGCAGGTTAATCCTGACGAGATTTTAGAGTATGACCTTGTAGGTTTTGGCTCAGGGATCTATAGCGCGACATTCGATGCATCCATCCTCGACCTTGCCGACCGGCTGCCGCAGGTAAACAATAAAAAAGCATTCCTCTTCTCGACCTATGGAGCCCCGGCCTTCGCGGCCAACAGGGAATTTGTTGAGAATAACCACTCACAGATCCGGGAAATACTGAAGTCAAAAGGGTACACGGTCATCGGTGAATTCGGGTGTGCGGGGTGGAACACGAACAGTTTCTTAAAATATTTCGGGGGTCTCAACAAGGATAAACCCGATGCCGAAGACCTCAGGAATGCGGAAGAGTTTGCCCGGGACATGAAGCAGAAAGCCCAGGGATAA
- a CDS encoding nucleotidyltransferase family protein, which translates to MDALALLRQHEPELKKQFGVTKIGIFGSFARGEERPDSDVDVLVTFQNGRKTFDNFMGTKFYLEDLFKRKVDLVTDAALKPLIRDPILQDVVYA; encoded by the coding sequence ATGGACGCACTCGCACTCCTCCGTCAGCACGAACCGGAACTGAAAAAACAGTTCGGTGTGACGAAAATCGGCATCTTCGGCTCATTCGCACGCGGAGAGGAGCGGCCGGACAGCGATGTTGACGTTCTCGTCACATTCCAGAACGGCAGGAAAACGTTTGACAATTTTATGGGAACCAAATTCTATCTCGAAGATCTCTTCAAGCGGAAAGTTGATCTGGTGACGGACGCGGCACTCAAGCCCCTCATCCGGGATCCGATTCTTCAGGATGTAGTCTATGCCTAG
- a CDS encoding cupin domain-containing protein — MAQKLSPNLTNVTYHRLYADAQGGSHFDTVTVEQNLATGAPPAAPFYISVDKPASKYRFYSFQPGWIGDWHPCPTRQFLVLMSGAVEMETTDGTVRRLGPGDLVLLEDTSGKGHVTRNIGNGYSMFFVVPVPQIQ, encoded by the coding sequence ATGGCTCAAAAACTCTCGCCCAATCTCACCAATGTGACGTATCACAGATTATATGCAGACGCACAGGGGGGTTCGCACTTTGATACAGTAACGGTCGAACAGAATCTCGCGACTGGAGCGCCCCCCGCTGCCCCGTTCTACATCTCCGTGGACAAACCCGCGTCGAAGTATCGCTTCTATTCGTTTCAGCCCGGCTGGATCGGCGACTGGCACCCCTGTCCCACCCGGCAGTTCCTGGTCCTCATGTCGGGTGCAGTGGAAATGGAGACAACCGATGGCACGGTAAGGCGGTTGGGACCGGGGGACCTCGTCCTGCTGGAGGATACCTCGGGCAAGGGCCACGTGACCAGGAACATCGGTAACGGGTACTCTATGTTCTTCGTGGTCCCCGTCCCCCAAATCCAATAA
- a CDS encoding type II toxin-antitoxin system Phd/YefM family antitoxin, producing MSAVEQYVVDENGNKVAVILPLAEYQHLKEDLHDLAMVAERRDEGTISLAELKKRVM from the coding sequence ATGAGTGCTGTTGAACAGTATGTTGTCGATGAGAACGGCAATAAGGTCGCAGTCATCCTCCCGCTCGCCGAATACCAGCACCTCAAGGAAGATCTTCATGATCTTGCCATGGTTGCCGAGCGGCGTGACGAAGGTACGATAAGCCTTGCCGAGTTGAAGAAACGCGTAATGTGA